In a genomic window of Pontibacter liquoris:
- a CDS encoding glycoside hydrolase family 5 protein, which produces MKGKLLVAALLLLWSTTAATAHSVKNHGKLSVTGTQLTDEKGNAVVLRGMSYGWHNFWPRFYNSASVKWLRNDWNVSVVRAAMGIEPKNGYLEKPDWSKEKIKAVVEGAIQNDVYVIIDWHSHNINLKEAKTFFTEMAQTYGDKPNVIYEIFNEPDQESWDEVKAYSEQIIAVIRAIDPDNVILVGSPHWDQDIHLVADAPLTGFDNLMYTVHFYAATHKQALRDRCNYALGKGIPIFISESAGMEASGDGPINMEEWTKWLDWAEKNKISWITWSVSDKDETCSVLLPTARDTGRWKEKDMKEAGIKSRALIRKYTSGK; this is translated from the coding sequence ATGAAAGGAAAACTACTGGTAGCCGCTTTGCTCCTTTTGTGGAGCACCACGGCAGCGACGGCACATTCCGTGAAGAATCACGGCAAGCTGTCGGTTACGGGTACGCAACTGACGGATGAAAAAGGGAATGCTGTGGTGTTGCGGGGCATGAGCTATGGCTGGCATAATTTCTGGCCACGTTTTTATAACTCCGCATCGGTGAAATGGCTGCGCAACGACTGGAATGTGTCGGTGGTACGGGCGGCCATGGGCATAGAACCCAAAAACGGCTACCTGGAAAAACCCGACTGGTCGAAAGAGAAAATCAAAGCGGTTGTAGAAGGCGCCATTCAAAACGATGTATATGTGATCATCGACTGGCACAGCCACAACATCAACCTGAAAGAAGCCAAGACTTTTTTTACAGAGATGGCCCAAACGTATGGCGATAAACCGAACGTCATTTACGAGATCTTCAACGAGCCGGACCAGGAAAGCTGGGACGAAGTGAAGGCTTATTCCGAACAAATAATTGCCGTCATCAGAGCCATAGACCCCGACAATGTGATCCTGGTGGGCTCCCCGCACTGGGATCAGGACATTCACCTGGTGGCTGATGCGCCGCTTACTGGCTTTGATAACCTGATGTATACCGTGCATTTTTATGCCGCCACCCACAAACAAGCGCTCCGCGACCGGTGCAATTACGCGCTAGGCAAAGGCATTCCGATCTTTATTTCGGAATCAGCCGGTATGGAAGCCTCCGGCGATGGGCCCATCAATATGGAGGAATGGACAAAATGGCTAGACTGGGCCGAAAAGAACAAGATCAGCTGGATCACCTGGTCGGTGTCAGATAAAGATGAAACCTGTTCGGTACTGTTGCCCACGGCCCGCGATACAGGCCGCTGGAAAGAAAAAGACATGAAAGAAGCCGGAATCAAAAGTCGGGCGCTCATCCGCAAGTATACTTCCGGTAAGTAA
- a CDS encoding deoxyhypusine synthase family protein: protein MEVTNFLKKHYKHFNAAALIDAAEGYKTHLNEGGKMMITLAGAMSTAELGIILAEMIRQDKVQAITCTGANLEEDIFNLVAHDFYERIPHYRDLTPQDEEDLLNRHMNRVTDTCIPEEEAMRRIEHTVLKFWEKADAEGKAYFPHEFFYQILLSGELEQYYQIDPKNSWMLEAAKKNLPIFVPGWEDSTLGNIYSGHVISGDIKNVHTMKTGIQYMIELADFYTNNATDESKIGFFQIGGGIAGDFPICVVPMLHQDLQRTSVPLWGYFCQISDSTTSYGSYSGAVPNEKITWGKLGKDTPKFVIESDATIVAPLIFAIILDM, encoded by the coding sequence ATGGAAGTAACAAATTTTTTAAAGAAACACTACAAGCACTTTAACGCAGCCGCTTTGATAGATGCTGCCGAAGGATACAAAACGCACCTGAACGAAGGTGGTAAAATGATGATCACACTGGCCGGCGCTATGTCTACGGCAGAGCTGGGCATTATACTTGCCGAGATGATCCGCCAGGACAAAGTGCAGGCCATTACCTGTACCGGTGCTAACCTGGAAGAGGATATCTTTAACCTGGTGGCCCACGATTTTTATGAGCGCATTCCGCACTACCGCGACCTGACTCCGCAGGACGAGGAAGATTTGCTGAACCGCCACATGAACCGTGTAACTGATACCTGTATTCCGGAAGAAGAGGCCATGCGTCGCATTGAGCACACCGTGCTAAAATTCTGGGAAAAGGCCGATGCAGAGGGAAAAGCTTACTTCCCGCACGAGTTCTTCTACCAGATCCTGCTGAGCGGCGAACTGGAGCAGTACTACCAGATCGACCCGAAGAACAGCTGGATGCTGGAAGCGGCTAAAAAGAACTTGCCGATCTTTGTACCGGGTTGGGAAGATTCTACGCTGGGTAACATCTACTCCGGCCACGTGATCAGCGGCGATATCAAGAATGTGCATACCATGAAAACCGGTATCCAGTACATGATCGAGCTGGCCGATTTTTATACCAACAACGCGACGGACGAATCAAAGATCGGTTTCTTCCAGATCGGTGGCGGTATTGCCGGCGACTTCCCGATCTGCGTGGTGCCAATGCTGCACCAGGATCTGCAACGCACCAGCGTGCCGCTTTGGGGTTATTTCTGCCAGATATCTGATTCAACGACCAGCTATGGTTCTTACTCCGGCGCTGTGCCAAACGAAAAGATCACCTGGGGTAAGCTGGGCAAGGATACGCCTAAGTTCGTAATCGAGTCGGATGCTACTATTGTGGCGCCGCTTATTTTCGCTATCATCCTGGATATGTAA
- a CDS encoding pyruvate dehydrogenase complex dihydrolipoamide acetyltransferase: protein MAEVIRMPKMSDTMTEGVIASWLKNVGDKVNAGDVLAEVETDKATMELESYNDGTLLHIGPKKGDSVPVDAVIAIIGKEGEDISALLSGGSDAAAPAAKAEEKVPEPKKEEAAPAPAKEAAPAVAAVDTSNIKASVIRMPKMSDTMTEGVLVSWLKKVGDKVTSGDVLAEVETDKATMELEAYEDGTLLYTGVKEGDSVAVDAVIAVIGEKGADYQALLGAGSANKESRQDEAKTEAGIAAGVDAVTSEKVETEQVPGPEAQEQTSQGAGAENGRIKASPLAKKVAKEKGLALTQIKGSGEGGRIVLRDVENFTPAAAPQQAAKAAAPQAAPAVATGIPADSYEEVAVSQMRKVIARRLAESKFSAPHFYLTMEIDMDKAMEARVSINEVSPVKVSFNDLVIKAAAAALRQHPAVNSSWLGDKIRYNKQINIGVAVAVEEGLLVPVVRNADYKSLSAIAAEVKDLGGKAKSKKLQPSDWEGNTFTISNLGMFGIEEFTAIINPPDACIMAVGGIKQTPVVRNGEIRIGNVMKVTLSCDHRVVDGAVGSAFLQTFKNLLENPVRILV from the coding sequence ATGGCTGAAGTGATACGAATGCCCAAGATGAGCGACACAATGACGGAAGGGGTGATAGCATCTTGGCTCAAAAACGTTGGTGATAAGGTTAATGCTGGTGATGTACTGGCTGAAGTAGAGACCGATAAAGCCACCATGGAACTGGAGTCTTACAACGATGGTACCCTTTTACACATTGGTCCCAAGAAGGGCGATAGTGTACCAGTCGACGCTGTGATTGCCATCATTGGCAAAGAAGGAGAGGACATCTCCGCACTGCTGAGTGGGGGATCGGATGCCGCAGCTCCCGCTGCCAAGGCCGAGGAGAAGGTTCCGGAACCGAAGAAAGAAGAAGCTGCGCCTGCTCCGGCAAAAGAAGCAGCACCGGCAGTAGCAGCCGTTGATACCAGCAACATCAAAGCCTCTGTGATCCGCATGCCGAAGATGAGCGATACCATGACGGAAGGCGTACTGGTGTCGTGGCTGAAGAAAGTAGGCGACAAAGTAACGTCAGGGGATGTGCTGGCAGAAGTGGAAACCGACAAGGCGACCATGGAACTGGAAGCCTACGAAGACGGCACTCTGCTCTATACAGGTGTGAAAGAAGGTGACTCAGTAGCCGTGGATGCCGTTATTGCCGTTATCGGCGAGAAGGGCGCAGATTACCAGGCTTTGCTGGGTGCTGGCTCCGCTAACAAAGAATCCCGCCAGGATGAAGCCAAAACAGAAGCTGGCATTGCAGCCGGCGTAGATGCTGTGACTTCAGAAAAAGTGGAGACAGAGCAGGTTCCAGGCCCTGAAGCACAGGAGCAGACCTCCCAGGGCGCAGGGGCAGAAAACGGCCGTATCAAAGCCTCGCCACTGGCCAAAAAAGTAGCAAAAGAAAAGGGCCTTGCCCTTACCCAGATAAAAGGATCCGGCGAAGGTGGCCGCATTGTGCTGCGCGACGTGGAGAACTTTACGCCAGCAGCTGCACCACAGCAGGCCGCAAAAGCAGCTGCACCGCAGGCCGCTCCGGCAGTAGCCACCGGCATTCCGGCCGACTCTTACGAGGAAGTTGCTGTTTCGCAGATGCGCAAGGTAATTGCCCGCCGTCTGGCCGAAAGCAAATTCTCTGCTCCGCACTTCTACCTGACCATGGAAATTGACATGGACAAGGCCATGGAGGCGCGTGTAAGTATAAATGAAGTATCGCCGGTGAAAGTATCGTTCAATGACCTGGTGATCAAAGCGGCGGCAGCTGCCCTGCGCCAGCACCCGGCGGTGAACTCCTCGTGGCTGGGCGATAAGATCCGTTATAACAAGCAGATAAATATTGGCGTGGCCGTAGCGGTAGAAGAAGGTTTGCTGGTACCGGTGGTACGCAATGCCGACTACAAGTCGCTTTCTGCCATTGCAGCCGAGGTGAAAGACCTGGGTGGCAAAGCCAAGAGCAAGAAACTACAGCCCTCTGACTGGGAAGGAAACACCTTTACCATCTCGAATCTGGGCATGTTCGGCATCGAAGAGTTTACCGCCATCATCAACCCGCCGGATGCCTGCATCATGGCAGTGGGAGGCATCAAGCAAACGCCGGTTGTGCGTAACGGGGAGATCCGCATAGGCAACGTTATGAAAGTGACCTTGTCCTGCGACCACCGCGTGGTAGACGGCGCTGTCGGCTCTGCCTTCCTGCAAACGTTTAAGAACCTGCTGGAAAACCCGGTGCGCATCCTGGTGTAA
- the hslV gene encoding ATP-dependent protease subunit HslV — translation MTKIRSTTVCGIYHNGEVALGADGQATMDKHIAKSNVKKIRKLLDGKIVTGFAGSTADAFTLLERFEEKLNAYQSNMKRAAIELAKDWRKDQYLRKLEAMMVVANKEELLIISGTGDVLEPDNQIAAIGSGSMYAHAAALALKKHAPHLSAEEMVREALNIAADICIYTNHNLIIEKPAK, via the coding sequence ATGACCAAAATAAGATCAACCACCGTTTGCGGCATTTACCACAACGGTGAAGTAGCGCTTGGTGCTGATGGGCAGGCCACCATGGACAAGCACATTGCCAAGAGCAACGTTAAAAAGATCCGGAAGCTGCTGGATGGCAAAATAGTGACAGGTTTTGCCGGCTCCACTGCCGACGCGTTTACATTGCTGGAGCGTTTCGAAGAAAAGCTGAATGCCTACCAGAGCAACATGAAGCGCGCCGCCATTGAGCTGGCCAAGGATTGGCGCAAAGACCAGTACCTGCGCAAGCTGGAAGCCATGATGGTGGTTGCCAATAAAGAGGAACTGCTCATTATCTCTGGCACAGGCGATGTGCTGGAGCCCGATAACCAGATCGCGGCCATTGGTTCAGGAAGTATGTATGCCCATGCCGCCGCACTGGCACTCAAGAAACACGCGCCGCATTTATCGGCCGAGGAAATGGTGCGCGAAGCCCTCAACATTGCCGCCGACATCTGCATCTATACCAACCATAACCTCATCATTGAGAAGCCAGCCAAATAA
- a CDS encoding 2'-5' RNA ligase family protein, whose protein sequence is MIAITSLLDEDHSERVLELTGHLEKKFGLTGVKMTPYAHLTLLTAEVPDMEELKHYLDQVSLETPSITVRTTGLGVFPGQSPVVYIPVLRTPPINQLHARLHREISEMSSEMGLYYNPNLWLPHISLALGDTTPEMLGPVLSFLCQFNFNWEIKIENLTILQKCGEYFLKEEEFRFGRREFIA, encoded by the coding sequence ATGATTGCGATCACTTCGCTTTTAGATGAGGATCATTCCGAACGGGTATTGGAATTAACCGGACACCTGGAAAAGAAATTTGGCTTAACAGGCGTGAAGATGACGCCGTATGCCCACCTGACGCTTCTCACGGCCGAGGTCCCCGATATGGAGGAGCTGAAGCATTACCTGGACCAGGTAAGCCTGGAAACACCTTCTATTACTGTTCGGACCACCGGCCTTGGCGTATTTCCGGGGCAGAGTCCGGTGGTTTATATTCCTGTGCTGCGCACCCCTCCTATTAACCAGCTGCATGCCCGCTTGCACCGTGAAATATCAGAAATGAGCAGCGAGATGGGTTTATACTACAATCCTAATCTCTGGCTTCCTCACATTTCACTAGCCCTTGGCGATACTACCCCTGAAATGCTCGGCCCTGTTCTGTCGTTCCTGTGCCAGTTTAACTTTAACTGGGAGATCAAGATTGAGAACCTCACCATCCTGCAGAAATGCGGCGAATATTTTTTGAAGGAAGAAGAATTTCGGTTTGGCCGGCGCGAATTTATCGCCTAA
- the abc-f gene encoding ribosomal protection-like ABC-F family protein: MISINNLSFHFGSRPMYEDANLHIKPKDKIGLIGLNGTGKSTLLRIIVGEYKPDGGSIQMSKETTIGFLNQDLLSYETHESILSVAMQAFDEALQLQHQIDKVLVEFENNFHDDLVDRLANLQERFEALGGYTMQANAEAILEGLGFSTEELQQPLASFSGGWRMRVMLAKILLQQPSLLLLDEPTNHLDLPSIKWLESYLERFEGAVVIVSHDREFLDRTTNMIVEVANSKLNVYAGNYSFYIEEKALRNEIQKGAYENQQSQIRQAERFIERFKAKASKAKQAQSRQKLLDKLDRVEEVAPESAKVNFSFKFSIQPGRHIFRLEHMSKSYGDKMIFRDTNVHIERGDKIALVGANGKGKSTLLRIIAGSELIKGNRELGHNVIMSFYAQHQLESLNIENEILQELQQAGSGKTEMELRTILGSFLFTGDEAFKKIKVLSGGEKSRVALAKTLISQANFLMLDEPTNHLDMQSVNILIQALEQYEGTFVVISHDRFFVENVATKIWYIEDFQLKEYPGTYHEYEMFQELRAKDAKKVTQAAPVVQKQVEKQKQPREKSDHVQLNNQLKQVNRQVSDIEKIISKLEQELAQYEAKLADPKVYGNVSLLEETSLQFEAVQKELATQQQKWEELMMEVEELESKLQD, translated from the coding sequence ATGATTTCCATAAACAACCTCAGTTTCCATTTCGGTAGTCGCCCCATGTACGAGGATGCCAACCTCCACATCAAGCCTAAAGACAAGATCGGTTTGATCGGCCTGAACGGAACGGGCAAATCTACGCTGCTGCGCATTATTGTGGGCGAGTACAAACCGGATGGAGGCAGTATCCAGATGAGCAAAGAAACTACCATCGGTTTTCTGAACCAGGATCTGCTCAGTTATGAAACCCATGAAAGTATACTGTCGGTAGCCATGCAGGCCTTTGACGAGGCGCTGCAGCTGCAGCACCAGATTGATAAGGTGCTAGTAGAATTCGAAAATAATTTCCATGATGACCTGGTAGACCGGCTGGCTAACCTGCAGGAACGCTTCGAGGCGCTGGGTGGCTATACCATGCAAGCCAATGCCGAAGCCATACTGGAAGGCCTTGGCTTCAGCACCGAGGAGCTGCAGCAACCCCTGGCTTCTTTCTCGGGTGGCTGGCGCATGCGCGTAATGCTGGCCAAGATCCTCTTGCAGCAACCTTCGCTGCTGTTGCTCGATGAGCCAACCAACCACCTGGACCTGCCTTCTATTAAGTGGCTTGAATCATACCTGGAGCGTTTTGAAGGGGCTGTGGTGATCGTATCGCATGACAGGGAGTTTCTGGACCGCACCACTAATATGATTGTGGAGGTAGCCAACAGCAAGTTGAATGTGTATGCCGGCAATTATAGCTTTTATATAGAAGAAAAGGCGCTGCGCAACGAGATACAAAAAGGCGCTTATGAAAACCAGCAATCGCAGATACGGCAAGCAGAGCGTTTCATTGAGCGCTTCAAGGCTAAAGCCTCCAAAGCCAAGCAGGCGCAAAGCCGCCAAAAATTACTAGATAAGCTGGACCGCGTGGAGGAAGTAGCGCCTGAGTCGGCTAAGGTAAACTTCAGCTTTAAGTTCAGCATACAGCCCGGCCGCCACATTTTCCGCCTCGAGCACATGAGCAAGAGCTACGGCGATAAAATGATCTTCCGCGACACGAACGTGCACATCGAACGGGGTGATAAAATTGCGCTGGTAGGGGCAAACGGCAAAGGTAAATCCACGTTGCTGCGCATTATAGCGGGCTCCGAACTGATAAAAGGCAACCGCGAACTAGGCCACAACGTCATCATGTCGTTTTACGCCCAGCACCAGCTCGAATCACTCAACATAGAAAACGAGATACTGCAGGAGCTGCAGCAGGCCGGTTCCGGCAAAACAGAAATGGAACTGCGCACCATACTTGGCTCTTTCCTTTTTACAGGCGATGAAGCTTTTAAGAAGATCAAAGTGCTTTCAGGAGGGGAGAAGAGCCGGGTAGCCTTGGCGAAAACGCTTATCTCGCAGGCAAATTTTCTGATGCTTGATGAGCCGACCAACCACCTCGACATGCAATCGGTCAATATCCTGATCCAGGCACTGGAGCAGTATGAAGGCACCTTTGTGGTGATCTCGCACGACCGCTTCTTTGTAGAGAATGTGGCTACCAAGATCTGGTACATCGAGGATTTCCAATTGAAAGAGTACCCGGGCACCTACCACGAGTATGAGATGTTTCAGGAGCTGCGCGCCAAAGATGCCAAAAAAGTAACCCAGGCCGCTCCGGTAGTGCAAAAGCAGGTAGAAAAGCAGAAGCAGCCCCGCGAAAAGAGCGATCACGTGCAGCTAAACAACCAGCTAAAACAGGTGAACAGGCAGGTAAGCGATATAGAAAAGATCATCTCTAAACTGGAACAGGAACTTGCCCAGTATGAAGCCAAACTTGCCGACCCGAAAGTATACGGCAACGTCAGCCTATTAGAAGAAACTTCGCTTCAGTTCGAGGCTGTTCAGAAAGAACTGGCCACCCAACAGCAAAAATGGGAGGAGCTGATGATGGAAGTAGAAGAACTCGAATCAAAGCTGCAGGATTAA